The Salinispora tropica CNB-440 genome has a window encoding:
- a CDS encoding choice-of-anchor A family protein gives MNKSAKVLTTRAAATAAVAAATAIVMMGNVVSAAPVGPIDPVEATEGFLVMTEGNATLIDTENEGTLAVGGNLAFSQYQLAVVSAGNFFAPGENNPTALVVDGQVDFLNSVPGTRLQVLQNGFAKIGNLNGTFVRDVDNNNAPANTRILPANDYDAFPRIELVTSQSVASVGPVSVIDFAEAFQTFRSNSTELATCQNTVVLRDPNGDPISSPIPPGTNAVINLSPNTTNVLNITSTDLDNISVLTFADQPTASSPLLVNVNTTDVGNAFAWTAPNFAGVGGPEARFILFNFPTATTLTLAPGGATVEGTIYAPRADYTDLDQSNTEGSIIARSLEHRGGEIHDYPFSTTLACDSGSPTASPTVTPTADPTMTPTVTPSPTGTDLPITGSSSGSMLFVGSLAVLTGTGLLLTLVLTHRRRRNVGS, from the coding sequence ATGAACAAGAGCGCAAAAGTGCTTACTACCCGCGCTGCCGCGACCGCTGCGGTAGCCGCCGCCACCGCCATCGTGATGATGGGCAACGTGGTCAGCGCCGCACCCGTCGGTCCGATCGACCCCGTCGAGGCCACCGAGGGCTTCCTGGTCATGACGGAGGGAAACGCGACCTTGATCGATACGGAGAACGAGGGGACGCTGGCCGTCGGCGGAAACCTCGCGTTCTCGCAGTACCAGTTGGCCGTGGTGAGCGCGGGAAACTTCTTCGCCCCCGGCGAGAACAACCCCACGGCGCTCGTCGTGGACGGGCAGGTGGACTTCCTGAACAGTGTGCCCGGCACCCGCCTCCAGGTCCTCCAGAATGGATTTGCCAAGATCGGAAACCTGAACGGCACCTTCGTTCGGGATGTTGACAACAACAACGCACCGGCGAATACGCGGATCCTGCCGGCCAACGACTACGACGCCTTCCCCCGGATCGAACTCGTCACCAGCCAGTCGGTAGCGAGTGTCGGGCCGGTCTCGGTGATCGACTTCGCGGAGGCGTTCCAGACCTTCCGGTCGAACTCCACCGAGCTCGCGACGTGCCAGAACACCGTCGTGCTGCGGGACCCGAACGGCGACCCGATCTCCTCCCCCATCCCGCCCGGGACCAACGCCGTCATCAACCTGAGCCCGAACACCACCAACGTACTCAACATCACCTCAACCGATCTGGACAACATCAGCGTCCTGACCTTCGCCGACCAGCCGACCGCGAGCAGCCCGTTGTTGGTCAACGTCAACACCACCGACGTGGGGAATGCCTTCGCCTGGACCGCACCGAACTTCGCCGGCGTCGGCGGACCCGAAGCCCGGTTCATCCTGTTCAACTTTCCCACCGCCACCACCCTCACCCTCGCACCCGGCGGCGCCACGGTCGAAGGAACGATCTACGCGCCACGGGCCGACTACACCGATCTCGACCAGAGCAACACCGAAGGCAGCATCATCGCGCGCTCCCTGGAACACCGCGGCGGGGAAATCCACGACTACCCCTTCAGCACGACGCTCGCCTGCGACAGCGGATCCCCGACGGCCAGCCCGACGGTGACACCGACCGCCGATCCGACGATGACGCCAACCGTCACGCCAAGCCCGACCGGGACCGACCTACCAATCACCGGATCATCCAGCGGGTCAATGCTCTTCGTCGGCAGCCTGGCCGTGCTGACGGGCACCGGCCTCCTGCTCACGCTCGTTCTCACGCACCGGCGACGTCGCAACGTCGGAAGCTGA
- a CDS encoding DUF6406 domain-containing protein — protein sequence MSIRNNTPSSIGPARLAVRWLEGDSPVRAEFIVMPLWSQESPHYEVVLGETFPVGDETWRFADVDMKNADEWRVIVRRVDENEVMTPPTGRVWKSARLRPYGHLDEVQLQAVEAELGTRLPPSYRRWLEQTNGAQPEMEHHVPGRPFVLIPERPLCGVHPQHPSRDLVHAQRVHRDPWLSPDWLVIANLGGGLLLLSLRVRDMEREGIYFLPDAGLSGPIGSEGAAGRERHIVPVARSMGHLLGRITPVDVSDLPPAEIVWPGQSGHSGQEAQSPWAVRPETESPWTLQPEGQPRFTETPAAPAPLLPVGQFFGTFYPVVGSPERIHRVRLGSEVWELDNQRFILWALAHGSGAPSAGRPWTVSAVRDAAAGQLPGVDTAPLLDGLTAEGLLVEVAQEKAVEFARRHRVGARLLGLGNSAEEPWLWSIGFFEHPMVKVTRTVYNLWERAPSGESLWALCQALAAEEREADATEPDLTDPERMLTAFLQDIHQLLVASVIYLEPLP from the coding sequence GTGTCCATCCGAAACAACACACCGTCGAGCATCGGGCCGGCGCGGCTCGCCGTTCGGTGGCTCGAAGGAGACTCCCCGGTCCGGGCGGAGTTCATCGTGATGCCCCTCTGGAGCCAGGAGTCCCCTCACTACGAAGTTGTCCTGGGTGAGACCTTCCCGGTGGGGGACGAGACCTGGCGCTTCGCGGACGTCGACATGAAGAACGCGGATGAGTGGCGGGTGATCGTCCGGCGGGTCGACGAGAACGAGGTGATGACGCCACCGACCGGCCGCGTCTGGAAGTCCGCCCGGCTGCGGCCCTACGGCCATCTCGACGAGGTGCAGCTCCAGGCGGTGGAGGCCGAGCTCGGCACTCGACTGCCTCCGAGCTACCGGAGATGGCTGGAGCAGACCAACGGGGCGCAGCCCGAGATGGAACATCACGTCCCCGGCCGGCCGTTCGTGCTCATCCCGGAACGCCCCCTGTGTGGTGTGCACCCGCAGCACCCGTCACGGGACCTGGTGCACGCCCAGCGCGTTCATCGGGATCCCTGGCTGTCGCCGGACTGGTTGGTCATCGCGAACCTCGGCGGGGGCCTCCTGCTGCTCTCGCTGCGCGTACGCGACATGGAGAGGGAGGGCATCTACTTCCTGCCCGACGCCGGTCTGAGTGGACCGATCGGTTCCGAGGGTGCGGCTGGACGGGAGCGACATATCGTTCCGGTGGCCCGTTCGATGGGGCACCTCCTCGGCCGGATCACCCCGGTCGACGTCTCCGACCTGCCACCGGCAGAGATCGTCTGGCCTGGTCAGTCCGGCCACTCCGGGCAGGAGGCGCAGTCGCCGTGGGCGGTCCGGCCCGAGACGGAGTCACCGTGGACGCTCCAGCCGGAGGGCCAACCGCGATTCACGGAGACTCCGGCCGCGCCGGCCCCGCTACTGCCGGTGGGGCAGTTCTTCGGCACGTTCTACCCGGTGGTCGGTTCGCCCGAGCGTATCCACCGGGTCCGCCTCGGTTCCGAGGTGTGGGAGTTGGACAACCAGCGCTTCATTCTCTGGGCGCTGGCCCACGGGTCCGGCGCCCCGTCAGCCGGGCGGCCGTGGACCGTATCGGCGGTACGCGACGCGGCGGCCGGGCAACTACCCGGCGTCGACACCGCGCCGCTGTTGGACGGGCTGACAGCCGAAGGTCTCCTCGTCGAGGTCGCCCAGGAGAAGGCGGTGGAGTTCGCGCGTCGGCACCGGGTCGGTGCCCGCCTGCTCGGGCTGGGCAACAGCGCCGAAGAACCCTGGCTCTGGTCCATCGGCTTCTTCGAGCACCCGATGGTGAAGGTGACGCGCACCGTCTACAACCTGTGGGAGCGGGCCCCATCTGGGGAAAGCCTCTGGGCGTTGTGCCAGGCGCTCGCCGCCGAGGAACGGGAGGCCGACGCCACCGAGCCGGACCTGACCGACCCGGAACGGATGCTCACCGCGTTCCTGCAGGACATTCACCAGCTGCTCGTGGCCAGCGTCATCTACCTGGAGCCACTGCCATGA
- a CDS encoding glycerol-3-phosphate dehydrogenase/oxidase, translated as MHSATLSLATRERSLAALSSGLELDVLVIGGGVTGAGCALDAVTRGLSVGLVEARDWASGTSSRSSKLIHGGLRYLEMLDFGLVREALRERGLLLQRLAPHLVRPVPFLYPLRHRGWERLYAGAGVLLYDTMSYSGSNSRGVPAHRHLTRRGAVRACPSLRPESLVGALQYYDAQVDDARLVTCLVRTAAAHGAYPVSRARVVGLLRDGHRVTGARVHDLETDQVFEIRARQVINATGVWTDDIQSLVDEPGPVQVRASKGIHLVVPRDRIHSTTGLILRTESSVLFVIPWGRHWLIGTTDSDWDLDKAHPAATSRDIDYLLERVNEVLATPLTRDDVEGVYAGLRPLLSGQSDATAKLSREHTVASSMPGLVMVAGGKYTTYRVMARDAVDEAVRGLGGGVPRSCTDQVPLHGAEGYVARWNQRRRIARQYGLTVERVEHLLRRYGAAVDEVLHLLREDPTLVEPLDGTDDYLRVEVVHAVSAEGALHLEDVLTRRTHVSIETFDRGLAAARPAAQLMAPVLGWDAERTDREVAHYVAQVDAERIAHDQIDDQAADAARLVVPDVVPQVALAA; from the coding sequence ATGCACTCCGCGACACTGTCACTGGCCACCCGCGAGCGGTCCCTGGCCGCACTGAGCAGCGGCCTGGAACTGGACGTCCTGGTGATCGGCGGCGGCGTCACCGGCGCCGGCTGCGCCCTTGACGCCGTCACTCGGGGCCTGTCGGTCGGCCTCGTCGAGGCCCGCGACTGGGCCAGCGGCACATCGAGCCGTTCCAGTAAGCTCATCCACGGCGGTCTGCGCTACCTGGAGATGCTCGACTTCGGGCTGGTCCGCGAGGCGCTGCGCGAGCGGGGCCTCCTCCTGCAGCGACTCGCCCCGCACCTGGTCCGGCCGGTGCCGTTTCTCTACCCGCTGCGACACCGCGGCTGGGAACGACTGTACGCGGGCGCCGGCGTCCTGCTCTACGACACGATGAGCTATTCCGGCAGCAATTCCCGCGGGGTACCGGCCCACCGGCACCTGACCCGACGTGGCGCGGTACGCGCTTGCCCGTCCCTGCGTCCGGAGTCGCTGGTCGGCGCCTTGCAGTACTACGATGCCCAGGTCGATGACGCCCGGCTGGTGACGTGTCTTGTCCGTACCGCCGCAGCCCACGGCGCGTATCCCGTTTCCCGAGCCCGGGTCGTGGGCCTCCTGCGTGACGGCCACCGCGTCACCGGCGCGCGGGTCCACGACCTGGAGACCGACCAGGTCTTCGAGATCCGTGCCCGGCAGGTCATTAACGCCACCGGAGTCTGGACCGACGATATCCAGTCTCTCGTTGATGAGCCTGGGCCGGTGCAGGTTCGGGCTTCGAAGGGTATTCACCTCGTCGTACCCCGCGACCGGATCCACTCCACCACCGGCCTGATCCTGCGAACCGAATCCAGCGTGCTGTTCGTGATCCCGTGGGGTCGGCACTGGCTGATCGGCACCACCGACAGCGACTGGGATCTGGACAAGGCGCACCCGGCAGCGACCAGCCGCGACATCGACTACCTGCTGGAACGGGTCAACGAGGTACTGGCCACTCCGCTGACCCGCGACGACGTCGAGGGCGTGTACGCGGGTCTGCGCCCGCTGCTGTCCGGGCAGTCGGATGCGACTGCCAAGTTGTCCCGTGAGCACACGGTGGCCAGTTCGATGCCGGGTCTGGTGATGGTCGCCGGCGGGAAGTACACAACGTATCGGGTGATGGCCCGGGACGCTGTCGATGAGGCCGTGCGGGGACTCGGTGGTGGGGTGCCGCGGTCCTGCACCGACCAGGTTCCCCTGCACGGCGCCGAGGGCTATGTCGCCCGATGGAACCAGCGCCGTCGCATCGCGCGACAGTACGGCCTGACCGTGGAGCGGGTCGAGCATCTCCTGCGTCGCTACGGGGCCGCCGTCGACGAGGTGCTGCACCTGCTCCGAGAGGATCCGACCCTCGTCGAGCCGCTCGACGGCACCGACGACTATCTGCGTGTGGAGGTCGTTCACGCGGTGTCGGCCGAGGGCGCCCTGCACCTGGAGGACGTACTCACCCGGCGTACACACGTCTCGATTGAGACGTTCGACCGGGGCCTGGCAGCGGCCCGCCCGGCAGCGCAGTTGATGGCACCGGTGCTCGGCTGGGACGCCGAGCGTACGGACCGCGAGGTGGCGCACTATGTCGCGCAGGTGGACGCCGAACGGATTGCGCACGACCAGATTGACGACCAGGCCGCCGACGCGGCCCGGCTGGTCGTGCCGGATGTGGTGCCGCAGGTAGCACTCGCGGCCTGA
- a CDS encoding BTAD domain-containing putative transcriptional regulator translates to MAGPAVRIRLLGGVEVVDGSGTAVDIGAGKCRALLAALAMQPGRAIPDWRLIDLLWGEQPPRTAVRTLQSYIARLRGGLGAGRIVRSGASYRLDVPADAVDVIRFGRRVEAGDVAGALAEWTGDPLAGVPVPGLAATVDGLVEQWLGAVEADLTARVDADAAATVGPLTELSARYPFREGLWALLMTALYRVGRQADALTAYRTARQQLVEHLGVEPGPRLRRLESAILDQDPRIGGERRSEPVHRLPRRAVRLIGRDGDLDLIGRALDESPVVTLVGPGGIGKTALAVAAAQRTRLEHGAWLVDLTEITTDQDVPQAVAAAVRVEEGPGRSLSESIVLSLSSLRALLVLDNCEHVADGAARLAQAVADGCPQVRVLATAREPLGLSHGHERLVAVTPLPAAGAGADLFAERANALTAAFTTGAAREVIEEICRCLDGLPLAIELAAAQTVSHTPQEIRERLDDQLGLLVGGRRTGADRHRTMRATIQWSYRLLTVAEQDLLQRLSVFAGPVDRAGAAAVAAGSGLDVNDVLHTLVQRSMVTAEPGRFGQQFRLLEPVRQFAAEHLAAGSAAAPAQAAHTRYVRERVTSLHDQLTGTAEIQGVAHLDELWPNLRVAVDRAFACGDYRLAHDLFRPIGTEALRRHRHEIGQWAQRLLEQAPAEDRPRVVAGLIAAGPRYHLRQDPAGFDTLVRQYGDPDDPVARHMRANVHDDYAAQIHSAPQALAELRRLGADDLAAHVEVDLGAALVFQGQYARGDTKLTELADRFRSDGPPTLLNWTLMLLGFSAAFQGRRAAADQLFDQAVDVPLPVRTHSPNQSVRAQALFRRGDRRAAYQLLRAHVEELLDADNMHGACVVSISFVTMMPAVARFAEGARVLAFLDTAGLLDNVAWAAMVADARDELATFAPAFDESTIADQRQALVAIGDTLDDLLAEQTSRPDANSIFNLLGGGIDPRRSWEQSLD, encoded by the coding sequence ATGGCAGGGCCGGCGGTACGCATACGGTTGCTCGGCGGGGTCGAGGTGGTGGACGGGAGCGGCACCGCCGTCGACATCGGGGCGGGTAAGTGCCGTGCGCTGCTGGCGGCTCTGGCGATGCAGCCCGGCAGGGCGATTCCGGACTGGCGGCTGATCGATCTGCTGTGGGGTGAGCAGCCACCCCGGACTGCCGTCCGGACCCTGCAGTCGTACATCGCGCGGCTACGGGGCGGTCTGGGTGCCGGGCGGATTGTGCGCTCGGGTGCCTCGTACCGTCTCGATGTGCCCGCCGATGCGGTCGATGTGATCCGGTTCGGCCGGCGGGTCGAGGCCGGCGACGTTGCCGGGGCGCTCGCCGAGTGGACCGGCGATCCGCTGGCCGGGGTGCCGGTGCCGGGCCTGGCTGCGACCGTGGACGGCCTGGTCGAGCAGTGGCTCGGCGCGGTCGAAGCCGATCTCACCGCCCGGGTGGACGCCGACGCCGCAGCGACCGTGGGGCCGTTGACTGAGCTGAGCGCGCGGTATCCGTTCCGTGAAGGGCTCTGGGCGCTGCTGATGACGGCGCTGTACCGGGTGGGCCGGCAGGCCGACGCGCTGACTGCGTACCGCACTGCCCGTCAGCAGCTGGTTGAGCACCTGGGTGTGGAGCCCGGGCCGCGATTGCGCCGCCTGGAGTCGGCGATTCTCGACCAGGACCCCCGTATCGGCGGCGAGCGGCGGTCCGAGCCGGTCCACCGGCTGCCCCGGCGCGCCGTGCGACTGATCGGCCGTGACGGTGACCTCGACCTCATCGGCCGGGCGTTGGACGAGAGCCCGGTGGTCACCCTGGTCGGGCCGGGCGGCATCGGCAAGACCGCGCTCGCCGTTGCGGCCGCCCAACGCACCCGGCTCGAGCACGGCGCCTGGCTGGTTGACCTGACCGAAATCACGACCGACCAGGACGTACCCCAAGCGGTCGCCGCGGCGGTGCGCGTCGAGGAAGGCCCAGGCCGGTCGCTGAGCGAGTCCATTGTGCTGTCCCTGAGCTCCCTGCGGGCACTACTTGTGCTCGACAACTGTGAACACGTCGCGGACGGCGCGGCGCGCCTGGCCCAGGCCGTCGCCGACGGCTGCCCGCAGGTGCGGGTGCTGGCCACCGCGCGGGAACCGCTCGGCCTCAGCCACGGCCACGAACGGCTGGTGGCCGTGACGCCGTTACCCGCGGCCGGGGCCGGGGCCGATCTGTTCGCCGAACGTGCGAACGCGCTGACCGCCGCGTTCACGACGGGCGCCGCGCGGGAGGTGATCGAGGAGATCTGTCGCTGCCTCGACGGGCTTCCCCTCGCCATCGAGCTGGCCGCCGCCCAAACCGTCAGTCACACCCCGCAGGAAATCCGCGAGCGTCTCGACGATCAGCTCGGCTTGCTGGTCGGCGGACGGCGGACCGGGGCGGACCGGCACCGCACCATGCGCGCCACGATCCAGTGGTCCTACCGGCTCCTCACCGTGGCCGAACAGGACCTGCTGCAACGGCTGTCGGTGTTCGCCGGCCCAGTCGACCGGGCCGGAGCTGCGGCCGTTGCCGCCGGCAGCGGCCTGGATGTCAACGACGTGCTGCACACTCTCGTACAGCGCTCGATGGTTACCGCCGAACCCGGCCGGTTCGGCCAGCAGTTCAGGCTGCTGGAACCAGTCCGCCAGTTCGCAGCCGAACACCTCGCCGCAGGATCGGCGGCCGCACCCGCCCAGGCCGCGCACACCCGATACGTGCGGGAACGGGTGACCTCGCTGCACGACCAGCTCACCGGAACCGCCGAAATCCAGGGGGTCGCCCATCTGGACGAGCTGTGGCCCAACCTGCGCGTAGCGGTTGACCGGGCCTTTGCCTGCGGCGACTACCGCCTCGCCCATGACCTGTTCCGGCCGATCGGCACCGAGGCCCTCCGGCGGCACCGGCACGAAATCGGGCAGTGGGCGCAACGCCTCCTTGAACAGGCACCGGCTGAGGATCGGCCGCGGGTCGTGGCCGGCCTGATCGCCGCCGGACCCCGGTATCACCTCCGTCAGGACCCGGCCGGGTTCGACACCTTGGTCAGGCAGTACGGCGATCCGGACGATCCGGTGGCCCGGCACATGCGGGCCAACGTCCACGACGACTACGCTGCTCAGATTCACTCGGCGCCGCAGGCGCTGGCCGAGCTGCGCCGGCTCGGCGCCGACGATCTCGCCGCGCATGTCGAGGTCGACCTCGGCGCAGCGCTGGTCTTTCAGGGACAGTATGCCCGCGGAGACACCAAGCTCACCGAACTCGCCGACCGGTTCCGCAGCGACGGCCCGCCCACCCTGCTGAACTGGACGTTGATGCTGCTCGGCTTCTCAGCCGCCTTCCAAGGTAGACGGGCCGCCGCGGACCAGTTGTTCGACCAGGCTGTCGACGTGCCGCTGCCGGTACGCACCCACTCGCCGAACCAGTCCGTGCGTGCCCAGGCGCTGTTCCGGCGCGGCGATCGTAGAGCCGCCTACCAGCTACTCCGTGCCCACGTCGAAGAACTGCTCGACGCCGACAACATGCACGGTGCCTGCGTCGTATCGATCAGCTTCGTCACGATGATGCCGGCAGTGGCACGCTTCGCCGAGGGCGCCCGGGTCCTGGCCTTCCTCGACACCGCCGGCCTGCTCGACAATGTGGCCTGGGCGGCCATGGTCGCCGACGCCCGGGACGAACTCGCCACCTTCGCCCCTGCCTTTGACGAGTCCACGATCGCTGATCAACGGCAGGCCCTCGTCGCGATCGGCGACACTCTCGACGACCTTCTTGCCGAACAGACCAGCCGGCCAGATGCTAACTCGATCTTTAACCTGCTGGGCGGTGGCATCGACCCCAGACGATCATGGGAACAGTCCCTTGATTGA
- a CDS encoding DUF4386 domain-containing protein, producing the protein MSERFAARLAGALFLLVIAVVLASSAAAGGDAGGIAQRLASIAEDPSGLRLSIVLLTVAGIATLGLGAMLHAITRRQDPSLAAFALACRAVESGLYAVQILGAMLLLSLSRQNTDRVRELGAATVDVAAWSNNVGACFFAVGSAVFAYILLRSRAVPRPLAILGLLASLLLAVSIPFQSAAGAVTTEGAGILLWLPMFAFELTAGGWLLIKGLRSTDPVRSPSANAKRSAETKTAHNKLGLDRSAGGSSR; encoded by the coding sequence ATGTCCGAACGGTTCGCCGCCCGCCTCGCCGGTGCCCTGTTCCTACTGGTCATCGCGGTCGTTCTGGCCAGTTCGGCTGCCGCCGGCGGCGACGCTGGCGGCATCGCACAACGGCTCGCCAGCATCGCCGAAGACCCGTCCGGGCTACGGCTCAGCATCGTGCTGCTAACCGTCGCCGGTATCGCCACGCTGGGCCTGGGCGCCATGCTGCACGCCATCACCCGGCGGCAGGACCCGTCCCTGGCCGCCTTCGCCCTGGCCTGCCGGGCGGTGGAGTCGGGGCTCTACGCGGTACAGATCCTCGGTGCCATGCTGCTGCTGTCCCTCAGCCGACAGAACACGGACCGCGTCCGGGAACTGGGCGCGGCGACGGTCGATGTCGCTGCGTGGAGCAACAACGTCGGTGCCTGCTTCTTCGCGGTCGGCAGTGCCGTGTTCGCCTACATCCTACTGCGGTCCCGCGCGGTCCCCCGACCGCTGGCCATCCTCGGCCTGCTGGCATCGCTGCTACTCGCCGTCAGCATTCCCTTCCAAAGCGCCGCCGGCGCCGTCACCACCGAGGGCGCCGGCATACTGCTGTGGCTGCCGATGTTCGCCTTCGAACTCACCGCCGGCGGCTGGCTCCTCATCAAGGGCCTACGGTCCACCGATCCCGTCCGCTCCCCTTCCGCCAACGCGAAGCGGAGCGCCGAGACGAAGACGGCACACAACAAACTCGGACTAGACAGGAGCGCGGGCGGGTCGTCACGTTAG
- a CDS encoding DUF4259 domain-containing protein gives MGAWGPGPFDNDTACDWGYELDDAVRADRVAVLRSALIAAADQSGHLGHTEAAEAVGAAAIVAAFQPGGPPLDPIYSPDCLRADGLDVPPELVDLAARALDRVMGGDSEWRELWAEAGRLDDVTAVLAPIRASLT, from the coding sequence ATGGGCGCATGGGGTCCGGGTCCTTTCGACAACGACACAGCTTGCGATTGGGGCTACGAGCTGGACGACGCGGTGCGTGCTGACCGCGTGGCCGTGCTCCGTAGCGCGTTGATCGCAGCGGCAGATCAGAGCGGACATCTCGGTCATACGGAGGCAGCAGAGGCGGTAGGCGCTGCGGCGATCGTGGCGGCGTTCCAGCCTGGCGGCCCGCCACTCGATCCGATATACAGCCCCGACTGCCTACGTGCGGACGGGTTGGACGTGCCGCCGGAGCTGGTTGACCTGGCGGCACGGGCGCTCGACCGCGTGATGGGTGGCGATTCAGAGTGGCGGGAGTTGTGGGCCGAGGCTGGTCGACTTGACGACGTTACTGCCGTCCTCGCTCCAATCCGTGCGTCCCTCACATGA
- the glpK gene encoding glycerol kinase GlpK yields MADFVGAVDQGTTSTRFMIFDHGGNDMGHHQLEHQQILPRPGWVEHNPVEIWERTQTVIQTVLYEHRLTVTDLAALGITNQRETTVVWNRRTGRPYHNAIVWQDTRTDRIASALERSGRGDVIRRKAGLPPATYFSGGKIQWILENVDGVREAAERGEAIFGNTDTWLLWNLTGGTAGGVHVTDPTNASRTMLMNLETLDWDDELLSFFDIPRAMVPRIRPSSDPDSYGVTAAHGPFTGSVPLTADLGDQQAATVGQVCFAAGEAKNTYGTGNFMLLNTGTEIVRSQAGLLTTVCYQFSDQAPVYALEGSIAVTGSAVQWLRDQLKIINTAGQSEMLARQVDDNGGVYFVPAFSGLFAPYWRSDARGVIVGLSRFNTDAHIARATLESICYQSRDVAEAMATDSGVPLECLKVDGGVTVNDLCMQLQADILGVPVSRPVVAETTALGAAYAAGLAVGFWRSTDELRENWNESRRWQPTWPSEQREAEYERWKRAVQRTLDWVDVD; encoded by the coding sequence ATGGCCGATTTCGTTGGTGCGGTGGACCAGGGCACCACCAGTACCCGTTTCATGATTTTTGATCATGGTGGTAACGACATGGGTCACCACCAGCTCGAGCACCAGCAGATTCTGCCGCGGCCCGGTTGGGTCGAACACAACCCGGTGGAGATCTGGGAGCGGACCCAGACCGTCATCCAGACGGTGCTCTACGAGCATCGCCTGACCGTCACCGACCTCGCGGCGCTTGGGATCACCAACCAGCGGGAGACCACCGTGGTGTGGAACCGGCGCACCGGCCGGCCCTACCACAACGCGATCGTGTGGCAGGACACCCGGACCGACCGGATCGCTTCGGCGTTGGAACGCTCGGGCCGGGGAGACGTCATCCGTCGTAAGGCCGGCCTGCCCCCGGCGACGTACTTCTCCGGCGGCAAGATCCAGTGGATTCTCGAGAACGTGGACGGGGTCCGGGAGGCGGCCGAGCGTGGGGAGGCCATCTTCGGTAACACCGACACCTGGCTGTTGTGGAACCTGACCGGCGGCACCGCGGGCGGCGTGCATGTCACCGATCCGACCAACGCCAGTCGTACCATGCTGATGAACCTGGAGACGCTGGACTGGGACGACGAGCTGCTGTCGTTTTTCGACATTCCCCGCGCGATGGTGCCGCGGATCCGGCCGTCGTCCGACCCGGACTCGTACGGTGTCACCGCCGCCCACGGCCCGTTCACCGGCTCGGTCCCGCTCACCGCGGATCTCGGCGATCAGCAGGCGGCCACCGTCGGTCAGGTCTGTTTCGCTGCCGGAGAGGCCAAGAACACCTACGGTACGGGCAACTTCATGTTGCTCAACACCGGCACGGAGATCGTCCGTTCCCAGGCGGGGCTGCTCACCACCGTCTGCTACCAGTTCAGCGACCAGGCGCCGGTGTACGCGCTGGAGGGCTCGATCGCCGTCACCGGTTCGGCCGTGCAGTGGCTACGCGACCAGCTGAAAATCATCAACACCGCAGGGCAGAGCGAGATGCTGGCCCGCCAGGTGGACGACAACGGCGGGGTGTACTTCGTGCCCGCCTTCTCGGGCCTGTTCGCCCCGTACTGGCGCTCCGATGCCCGCGGCGTGATCGTTGGCCTGTCCCGGTTCAACACCGACGCCCACATCGCCCGGGCCACCCTCGAGTCGATCTGCTACCAGAGCCGAGACGTCGCCGAGGCCATGGCCACGGACTCCGGCGTACCACTGGAGTGTCTCAAGGTCGACGGCGGCGTCACGGTCAACGACCTGTGCATGCAGTTGCAGGCCGACATCCTCGGGGTGCCAGTAAGCCGGCCCGTGGTCGCCGAGACCACCGCACTCGGCGCCGCCTACGCCGCCGGCCTCGCCGTCGGATTCTGGCGCAGCACCGACGAGCTACGCGAGAACTGGAACGAAAGCCGCCGCTGGCAGCCCACCTGGCCGTCGGAGCAACGCGAGGCCGAGTACGAACGCTGGAAACGGGCCGTCCAACGCACCCTCGACTGGGTCGACGTCGACTGA